In Mytilus trossulus isolate FHL-02 chromosome 6, PNRI_Mtr1.1.1.hap1, whole genome shotgun sequence, a single window of DNA contains:
- the LOC134722054 gene encoding uncharacterized protein LOC134722054, with amino-acid sequence MSADVHMNENRQFLTALTGFSEESKYEDVNNLKNTVNDNWNEAVTPWKAVSSHPRYYPYQTSLVIKRKTKPTDNRVPDWQKTSLDGDVKPTVRCVGDELESGSYLHWKGMVEQVTYRYVPHNGYYRTMKFLGLDKREWFTVNKKQPEQVSMSWQSKRYQKELKRQLKREFEKQNKRESVSKDSLKLQLTQLDLQSEETCLEISEKQETRNDQSRRRAISTKSSDFSKRCQKDQDGYLIPEIKSAPLLPGDLYKSRSDLYIENISTRINALEKEIANDTRLRKPQEDPIKQLFRPKGKEKGTERDVTPRPYKKEALPEEVFTAKSIGTQELKPPEKLNPITRLSTASTSDSKNAPITQLKYTTSSGNNATNYNLPTLDLEKTLNSYKMAIESTRQSLLTTLNGKQIARRTITSKNYSSPTTITICDNGNGTDKGSIHDYIQPLKGDKRFRNKKEPLNVAALLPEIAGKRLEVPTTTHRWL; translated from the coding sequence ATGTCAGCAGACGTCCATATGAACGAAAATCGTCAATTTCTTACTGCTCTCACAGGTTTTAGTGAAGAATCAAAATATGAAGAcgtaaacaatttgaaaaatactgTAAACGATAACTGGAACGAAGCAGTCACTCCGTGGAAGGCTGTTTCGTCACATCCGAGATACTACCCTTACCAAACATCTCTCGTGataaaacgaaaaacaaaaccTACTGACAATAGGGTACCAGACTGGCAGAAAACCAGTTTAGATGGCGACGTCAAGCCAACTGTTCGTTGTGTTGGTGATGAATTGGAAAGTGGTTCGTATTTACACTGGAAAGGAATGGTCGAACAAGTTACATACAGATACGTACCTCACAATGGGTATTATAGAACCATGAAATTTTTAGGTTTAGACAAAAGGGAATGGTTTActgtaaacaaaaaacaaccagAGCAAGTATCTATGAGCTGGCAGAGCAAAAGATATCAGAAAGAATTGAAACGCCAATTAAAACGCGAATttgaaaagcaaaataaaagagaaaGTGTTTCAAAAGATTCATTGAAATTACAGTTAACTCAATTAGATCTACAATCAGAAGAGACTTGTTTAGAAATATCAGAGAAACAAGAAACTAGAAACGACCAATCACGTAGACGCGCGATAAGTACGAAATCATCTGACTTTTCTAAACGTTGCCAGAAAGACCAAGACGGGTATCTTATTCCAGAAATCAAAAGTGCTCCTTTATTACCCGGAGATTTATATAAATCTAGAAGTGAcctatatattgaaaatatttcaacacGTATAAATGCGTTAGAAAAAGAAATAGCGAACGATACTAGATTACGGAAACCTCAGGAAGATCctattaaacaattatttagaCCTAAAGGAAAGGAGAAAGGAACAGAAAGGGATGTAACTCCTCGTCCTTATAAGAAAGAAGCATTGCCAGAGGAGGTGTTTACTGCCAAAAGTATAGGGACACAAGAATTAAAACCTCCGGAAAAACTCAATCCAATCACACGGCTGTCAACAGCTTCAACGTCCGATTCCAAAAATGCACCCATCACTCAGTTAAAATATACAACTTCGTCGGGAAATAACGCTACTAATTACAATCTACCAACTCTTGATCTCGAGAAAACGTTAAATTCGTACAAAATGGCAATAGAAAGCACAAGACAATCTTTATTAACAACTCTCAATGGAAAACAAATTGCGCGAAGAACAATTACTAGTAAGAACTATAGTTCACCAACCACAATAACAATATGTGACAACGGCAACGGAACCGACAAAGGATCCATTCATGATTATATTCAGCCGCTGAAAGGAGATAAGCGGTTCCGAAATAAAAAGGAACCACTAAATGTCGCTGCTCTTCTGCCCGAAATCGCGGGAAAGCGATTAGAAGTTCCAACAACTACACATAGATGGCTATAA